From a single Vibrio tubiashii genomic region:
- a CDS encoding helix-turn-helix domain-containing protein yields the protein MVFHDLISSVLGEREAFHHIWFAGDFHTPPECSYQVNFPRLELVLDGEYINEMEDHERKVTQVIAKAGDAIFIPPNCWNKPDWDTNCSVLSILFGRRQLGLSLVSKRKGETNFYDIQKHSIQTRSGFALDNILEALSSLARENAKKPMDELLLQALLQYCKTMLDTPLEKSHNRVQDLYQGICIYIQENFHRQITRDSIAARFSISANHLSRLFRQQGHMTLADYITWVRIDRAKFMLKKYNFKLNEVSVRCGFKDVNYFCRVFKNRTGRTPSDYRGSI from the coding sequence ATGGTATTTCATGACTTAATTTCTTCGGTACTCGGTGAAAGAGAAGCTTTTCATCACATATGGTTTGCTGGAGATTTTCACACGCCACCGGAATGCAGTTATCAGGTTAATTTTCCTCGATTGGAGTTGGTGCTTGATGGCGAGTACATTAATGAAATGGAAGATCATGAGCGTAAAGTCACTCAAGTTATCGCTAAGGCAGGAGACGCGATCTTTATTCCGCCGAACTGCTGGAACAAGCCAGATTGGGATACCAATTGTTCGGTGTTGAGTATCCTGTTTGGCCGACGTCAATTGGGCTTAAGTTTAGTTAGCAAGCGTAAAGGGGAAACCAACTTTTACGACATCCAAAAGCACAGTATTCAGACGCGTTCTGGCTTCGCACTCGATAACATTCTTGAGGCGCTGAGTTCGCTTGCGCGAGAAAATGCCAAAAAGCCAATGGATGAGCTGCTGTTGCAGGCGTTGTTGCAATACTGCAAAACCATGTTAGACACGCCATTAGAAAAGTCTCACAACCGAGTTCAGGATCTGTATCAGGGGATCTGTATCTACATTCAGGAGAATTTCCACCGTCAGATCACCCGAGACAGTATCGCCGCTCGATTTAGCATCTCTGCCAACCACTTATCGCGATTGTTTCGCCAGCAAGGGCACATGACGTTAGCAGACTACATCACTTGGGTCCGAATTGATCGAGCGAAATTCATGCTTAAGAAATACAATTTTAAACTTAATGAGGTGTCGGTTAGGTGTGGCTTTAAGGATGTGAACTACTTTTGTCGAGTATTCAAAAATCGTACTGGAAGAACCCCATCTGACTACCGCGGATCAATCTAG
- a CDS encoding PTS sugar transporter subunit IIA yields MTEYQITFLVNDSGASAHATKPLCSLAKKFKSNIRIINITRNRSADLTKSVALLQAGLVEGDLCQITAFGIDAELACFVLKDVISEHYALVGSNINYEFSNQLAQRLPQLKTPSAVNWYYAKAHTELSKFECLKGLAQLIYPQSADDLILAFIKREERSSTCVTSGIALPHVMFDGINEINIAVISSDTPIDWASKVGQVHLAIALVMPSSPTREQIITATNLTRNLLCGQFAERLLMTKSSIDLQALLMYSMSRLIT; encoded by the coding sequence ATGACAGAGTATCAAATTACCTTTCTTGTTAATGACTCCGGTGCCAGTGCTCACGCCACTAAACCGCTGTGTAGTCTTGCGAAAAAGTTCAAAAGCAACATACGAATTATCAACATCACGCGCAATCGTAGTGCTGACCTCACTAAATCTGTTGCCTTACTGCAAGCGGGATTGGTCGAAGGGGATTTGTGTCAGATTACCGCTTTTGGTATCGATGCCGAGCTCGCATGCTTTGTACTCAAAGATGTTATCTCTGAGCACTATGCCTTAGTCGGCTCCAACATTAATTATGAGTTTTCCAATCAGTTAGCACAGAGATTACCGCAGCTAAAAACGCCAAGTGCAGTCAATTGGTACTATGCTAAGGCTCATACCGAACTGTCCAAGTTTGAATGTTTAAAAGGCTTGGCTCAGCTTATCTACCCTCAATCAGCCGATGATCTGATCCTTGCCTTCATCAAAAGAGAAGAACGTTCATCAACCTGCGTAACGTCAGGCATTGCCTTACCTCATGTGATGTTCGATGGTATCAATGAGATCAACATCGCCGTAATAAGCAGTGATACACCAATTGATTGGGCTTCTAAAGTGGGTCAAGTTCACTTGGCTATAGCACTGGTGATGCCTTCATCCCCTACTCGCGAGCAAATAATTACCGCAACCAACCTGACCAGAAACCTGCTCTGCGGCCAATTTGCAGAACGTCTCTTAATGACAAAAAGCAGTATCGATCTTCAAGCCCTGCTGATGTATTCCATGTCACGCTTAATTACCTAA
- a CDS encoding PTS fructose transporter subunit IIB: protein MKIIAVTACPTGIAHTYMAADALKKAAPKHNVQIKVETQGAMGIENQLTRHDITCADKVLIVSDIEIEQSSRFDGVPCVRIPIEDVLINVDKVFILHCRA, encoded by the coding sequence ATGAAAATCATTGCTGTCACTGCCTGTCCAACAGGTATTGCACACACCTATATGGCAGCAGATGCACTCAAGAAAGCTGCGCCAAAACATAACGTGCAAATTAAAGTTGAGACCCAAGGTGCAATGGGGATCGAAAATCAACTCACTCGCCATGATATTACTTGTGCCGACAAGGTATTAATTGTCTCGGATATAGAGATTGAACAATCGAGCAGATTTGATGGGGTACCTTGTGTAAGAATCCCTATTGAAGACGTACTGATTAACGTTGATAAAGTATTTATCCTCCACTGCCGAGCATAA